One stretch of Harmonia axyridis chromosome 1, icHarAxyr1.1, whole genome shotgun sequence DNA includes these proteins:
- the LOC123683526 gene encoding putative uncharacterized protein DDB_G0286901, producing MVEDLHFMSFNHWSPTETVMSSPLKISVYVVLVFATTAFASGRTNWVDLGASVSIPWESSNNRGVGNKIYSSVPGPQILAVGNVDNLNLNGRNILQQRQGDLVRLNNEYNRRKLNQAQGAANLDPIQDSLEQYSNDRYGRSGLQEGNGYSSLGGLSRYNSNPLIGQQQALVGKVGQRQSQYQLNQQNLDGGVAQLNLEGLRSGVLKSSVNGGINSQASINSNEFNGKLSGLGLGLSEENIQGLRNSGVSLSGNNFGQNIGQAYGSLNGQNLWRNNQESLQGGNAQQNIQRNYGGYGGRGRFQQSLRSLDNQQLNRPVAQDVLSGVYNRQYPSNDAWTSERQSAQLQAGNQNIGDNNEQLGSQLQNQDNVNQQQGNSYTYGELSARIWNVIKSNPAMISNLDNLREQLLNGNNSGNEQVGQLKALLQDARNKNILIPRNVVGQSSEEQQRNAIVNNLIDAMSKNGRGQISYGRW from the coding sequence GTCTATGTTGTTCTGGTCTTTGCGACCACAGCCTTTGCAAGCGGGAGGACTAATTGGGTGGATTTAGGAGCTTCCGTTTCGATCCCTTGGGAATCATCAAACAATAGAGGAGTGGGtaataaaatttattcttcAGTACCAGGCCCTCAGATCTTAGCAGTAGGAAATGTGGACAATTTGAATCTGAATGGTAGGAATATTCTTCAACAGAGACAAGGAGATTTGGTCAGGCTCAATAATGAATATAACAGGAGAAAGCTGAATCAAGCTCAAGGTGCTGCTAATTTGGATCCAATCCAAGATTCTCTCGAACAATACTCCAATGATAGATATGGTCGAAGTGGATTGCAAGAAGGTAATGGTTACTCATCTTTAGGTGGCCTTAGTAGATACAACTCCAACCCATTGATTGGCCAACAACAGGCATTGGTTGGAAAAGTAGGGCAAAGACAATCGCAATATCAACTTAACCAACAAAATTTGGATGGTGGTGTTGCTCAATTGAATTTAGAAGGACTGAGATCTGGAGTTCTCAAATCATCAGTCAATGGAGGAATAAATTCGCAAGCTTCTATCAATTCGAATGAGTTCAATGGAAAACTCTCTGGCTTAGGGTTGGGactttctgaagaaaatatccaAGGTTTAAGGAATTCTGGAGTTTCCCTTTCAGGAAACAATTTTGGACAAAACATTGGTCAAGCTTATGGTTCACTGAATGGACaaaatttgtggagaaacaaCCAAGAGTCATTGCAAGGAGGTAATGCCCAACAGAACATTCAACGTAATTATGGCGGTTATGGAGGACGAGGACGTTTCCAACAATCTTTAAGATCACTAGACAATCAGCAGTTGAACAGACCAGTTGCACAAGACGTACTCTCTGGAGTTTACAATAGACAATATCCTTCAAACGATGCATGGACTTCAGAAAGGCAGTCTGCACAACTTCAAGCAGGTAATCAAAACATTGGAGATAACAATGAACAACTTGGTAGTCAGCTCCAAAACCAAGACAATGTGAACCAGCAACAGGGTAATAGTTACACTTACGGTGAATTGAGTGCCAGAATATGGAACGTTATCAAATCTAACCCAGCCATGATTTCCAACCTTGATAATCTGAGGGAACaacttttgaacggaaacaatTCAGGAAACGAACAGGTGGGCCAACTCAAAGCTCTACTACAAGATGCCCGCAACAAAAATATCCTCATTCCAAGAAACGTCGTAGGCCAATCATCAGAAGAACAACAACGCAATGCAATTGTTAATAACCTAATTGATGCTATGAGTAAGAACGGTAGAGGTCAAATTTCATATGGAAGATGGTGA